The Solanum lycopersicum chromosome 9, SLM_r2.1 genome window below encodes:
- the LOC101264060 gene encoding uncharacterized protein At4g13230-like, protein MASMMNLAPTLTKLQNARAIIGHNPLRTRVFLGVTPKPFQVGKRHLGMAFKDEARNAAEKGADAAKQGAETAKKAAQEVTNETASVADEAVRKTKVMGEKVADAAQDMAGKAKETAQEAWGSVKDTTQKVKDSVLGKAEESKDAIKNNVNRTMNKN, encoded by the exons ATGGCAAGCATGATGAATCTAGCACCTACTCTTACAAAGCTCCAAAATGCAAGAGCTATCATAGGACATAACCCTTTAAGAACTAGGGTTTTTCTTGGTGTAACACCCAAACCTTTCCAG GTAGGTAAACGACACCTAGGGATGGCATTTAAAGATGAGGCACGTAACGCAGCTGAAAAAGGAGCCGATGCAGCGAAACAAGGCGCTGAGACGGCCAAAAAAGCCGCCCAAGAAGTCACAAATGAGACTGCCTCTGTTGCTGATGAG GCGGTGAGGAAAACGAAGGTGATGGGAGAAAAGGTTGCAGATGCAGCACAAGATATGGCTGGAAAAGCAAAAGAAACAGCACAAGAAGCATGGGGATCAGTTAAAGACACAACCCAAAAAGTGAAAGACAGTGTGCTAGGCAAGGCTGAAGAATCTAAAGAtgctattaaaaataatgtgaaCCGCACCATGAACAAGAATTGA